The following are encoded together in the Pygocentrus nattereri isolate fPygNat1 chromosome 3, fPygNat1.pri, whole genome shotgun sequence genome:
- the ecm1b gene encoding extracellular matrix protein 1 isoform X1, whose amino-acid sequence MGSVQRYVLLLVVFVVRAEDELFLGQREVILELDDLENGDFTELDEYKLMQKEVLPDISLIERDALRPGHSLFSPRSMGPPQIPFPLARPQPNNVQAICRYGNQRPRYPKETLPQNGYGYLVRQAKAVNQLESWFPVCCSHGTENEELLLCCTEQAWKMSLSAFCDEEFTIKTSHFHCCKKKGSHRWKCFENDAPNKSYEPSGQGLYADIPSMTMDFKFNPDNCQKTRSQMVPRAVRERMTSVLNSYFPPGCPKSGNIGSICAYRKQRRQYFSTCLPRNGYLSPANEVKAIYELEKGFNQCCKQKKGRQACAERKWKTMVDDFCMNKNVDGSQLACCEKDERKEKYDCFAYAAPNPDYILNNDSLSVLQARPTLDMFCDMYLSYHRTQRMLDHGLEMFAGKLAQQCCHLVEERNTACLHTQLDNIVDDVCDDQFMRSMICCMGNPMNRSKCVTKYILRRLANELNYKSQKKCPILS is encoded by the exons ATGGGCTCTGTACAGCGATACgtgctgctgctggtggtgtTTGTGGTGAGGGCAGAGGACG AGCTGTTTCTGGGACAAAGAGAAGTTATTTTGGAATTAGACGACCTGGAAAATGGAG ATTTCACTGAACTCGATGAATACAAGCTGATGCAGAAAGAAGTGCTCCCTGACATCTCTCTGATTGAAAGAGATGCGCTGCGACCAG GTCATTCTCTGTTTAGCCCCCGCTCCATGGGGCCCCCACAGATTCCATTTCCTCTTGCCCGACCACAGCCCAACAATGTCCAAGCCATCTGTCGCTATGGTAACCAGCGTCCTCGATATCCTAAGGAGACCCTGCCTCAGAATGGCTATGGTTACCTAGTTCGTCAGGCTAAGGCTGTCAACCAGCTGGAGTCCTGGTTCCCTGTGTGTTGCAGTCATGGGACTGAGAATGAGGAGCTGCTTCTGTGCTGCACAGAGCAAGCG tggAAAATGTCACTTTCTGCCTTCTGTGATGAGGAGTTCACTATTAAGACCAGCCACTTTCACTGTTGCAAGAAGAAAGGATCACACAGATGGAAATGCTTTGAGAACGACGCTCCAAACAAATCATATGAGCCTTCTGGACAGGGGTTGTATGCTGACATCCCATCCATGACTATGGACTTTAAGTTTAACCCTGATAACTGCCAAAAAACAAG ATCACAGATGGTTCCCAGAGctgtgagagaaagaatgacTAGTGTCCTGAACAGCTACTTCCCCCCTGGCTGCCCTAAGTCTGGCAATATTGGATCAATTTGTGCTTATCGCAAGCAACGGCGCCAGTACTTCTCCACTTGTCTTCCTCGTAATGGCTACCTCTCGCCGGCCAATGAAGTAAAAGCCATCTATGAGCTGGAAAAAGGCTTTAATCAGTGCTGTAAGCAGAAGAAAGGAAGACAGGCCTGTGCTGAGAGGAag TGGAAGACGATGGTGGATGACTTCTGTATGAATAAGAATGTTGATGGGAGCCAGCTTGCTTGTTGTGAAAAggatgaaagaaaagagaaatatgaTTGTTTCGCCTATGCTGCCCCAAATCCAGACTACATCCTCAACAATgacagtctgtctgtcttacaAGCACGTCCCACTCTGGACATGTTCTGTGATATGTACTTAAGTTATCACAGAACACAGAGAAT GCTAGATCATGGTTTGGAGATGTTTGCAGGCAAATTGGCTCAGCAGTGCTGCCACCTAGTGGAAGAGAGGAATACTGCTTGTTTACACACACAG cTTGACAATATTGTGGATGATGTATGCGATGATCAATTCATGAGGTCTATGATCTGTTGCATGGGGAATCCGATGAACCGCTCCAAGTGTGTCACCAAGTACATCTTGCGCAGGCTTGCCAATGAGTTGAACTACAAAAGTCAGAAGAAATGCCCAATCCTTTCCTAA
- the ecm1b gene encoding extracellular matrix protein 1 isoform X2, whose product MGSVQRYVLLLVVFVVRAEDDFTELDEYKLMQKEVLPDISLIERDALRPGHSLFSPRSMGPPQIPFPLARPQPNNVQAICRYGNQRPRYPKETLPQNGYGYLVRQAKAVNQLESWFPVCCSHGTENEELLLCCTEQAWKMSLSAFCDEEFTIKTSHFHCCKKKGSHRWKCFENDAPNKSYEPSGQGLYADIPSMTMDFKFNPDNCQKTRSQMVPRAVRERMTSVLNSYFPPGCPKSGNIGSICAYRKQRRQYFSTCLPRNGYLSPANEVKAIYELEKGFNQCCKQKKGRQACAERKWKTMVDDFCMNKNVDGSQLACCEKDERKEKYDCFAYAAPNPDYILNNDSLSVLQARPTLDMFCDMYLSYHRTQRMLDHGLEMFAGKLAQQCCHLVEERNTACLHTQLDNIVDDVCDDQFMRSMICCMGNPMNRSKCVTKYILRRLANELNYKSQKKCPILS is encoded by the exons ATGGGCTCTGTACAGCGATACgtgctgctgctggtggtgtTTGTGGTGAGGGCAGAGGACG ATTTCACTGAACTCGATGAATACAAGCTGATGCAGAAAGAAGTGCTCCCTGACATCTCTCTGATTGAAAGAGATGCGCTGCGACCAG GTCATTCTCTGTTTAGCCCCCGCTCCATGGGGCCCCCACAGATTCCATTTCCTCTTGCCCGACCACAGCCCAACAATGTCCAAGCCATCTGTCGCTATGGTAACCAGCGTCCTCGATATCCTAAGGAGACCCTGCCTCAGAATGGCTATGGTTACCTAGTTCGTCAGGCTAAGGCTGTCAACCAGCTGGAGTCCTGGTTCCCTGTGTGTTGCAGTCATGGGACTGAGAATGAGGAGCTGCTTCTGTGCTGCACAGAGCAAGCG tggAAAATGTCACTTTCTGCCTTCTGTGATGAGGAGTTCACTATTAAGACCAGCCACTTTCACTGTTGCAAGAAGAAAGGATCACACAGATGGAAATGCTTTGAGAACGACGCTCCAAACAAATCATATGAGCCTTCTGGACAGGGGTTGTATGCTGACATCCCATCCATGACTATGGACTTTAAGTTTAACCCTGATAACTGCCAAAAAACAAG ATCACAGATGGTTCCCAGAGctgtgagagaaagaatgacTAGTGTCCTGAACAGCTACTTCCCCCCTGGCTGCCCTAAGTCTGGCAATATTGGATCAATTTGTGCTTATCGCAAGCAACGGCGCCAGTACTTCTCCACTTGTCTTCCTCGTAATGGCTACCTCTCGCCGGCCAATGAAGTAAAAGCCATCTATGAGCTGGAAAAAGGCTTTAATCAGTGCTGTAAGCAGAAGAAAGGAAGACAGGCCTGTGCTGAGAGGAag TGGAAGACGATGGTGGATGACTTCTGTATGAATAAGAATGTTGATGGGAGCCAGCTTGCTTGTTGTGAAAAggatgaaagaaaagagaaatatgaTTGTTTCGCCTATGCTGCCCCAAATCCAGACTACATCCTCAACAATgacagtctgtctgtcttacaAGCACGTCCCACTCTGGACATGTTCTGTGATATGTACTTAAGTTATCACAGAACACAGAGAAT GCTAGATCATGGTTTGGAGATGTTTGCAGGCAAATTGGCTCAGCAGTGCTGCCACCTAGTGGAAGAGAGGAATACTGCTTGTTTACACACACAG cTTGACAATATTGTGGATGATGTATGCGATGATCAATTCATGAGGTCTATGATCTGTTGCATGGGGAATCCGATGAACCGCTCCAAGTGTGTCACCAAGTACATCTTGCGCAGGCTTGCCAATGAGTTGAACTACAAAAGTCAGAAGAAATGCCCAATCCTTTCCTAA